The following proteins come from a genomic window of Microbacterium lemovicicum:
- a CDS encoding response regulator transcription factor, with amino-acid sequence MSGASIRLLIADDQALVRGALSALLGLEPDIDVVAEVGRGDEVVDAAASAHPDVALLDIEMPGMDGIAAAAALRTAVPACRVLIVTTFGRPGYLKRAMQAGASGFVVKDTPAAQLADAVRRVAQGLRVVDPALAADSLAQGDSPLTERETDVLEVARAGGSVGDIARILHLSEGTVRNHLSSAIGKTGGRNRADAARIAEQNGWL; translated from the coding sequence GTGAGCGGTGCGAGCATCCGGCTGCTCATCGCCGACGATCAGGCGCTCGTGCGCGGGGCCCTCTCCGCCCTCCTGGGGCTCGAGCCAGACATCGACGTCGTCGCCGAAGTGGGTCGTGGCGACGAGGTGGTGGATGCCGCGGCATCCGCCCACCCGGACGTCGCCCTCCTCGACATCGAGATGCCCGGCATGGACGGCATCGCGGCGGCTGCGGCCCTGCGCACCGCCGTGCCCGCCTGCCGGGTGCTCATCGTGACGACGTTCGGGCGCCCGGGGTACCTGAAGCGTGCGATGCAGGCCGGCGCGTCGGGGTTCGTGGTCAAGGACACCCCTGCGGCGCAGCTCGCCGACGCCGTCCGGCGCGTGGCCCAGGGGCTGCGCGTGGTCGACCCGGCACTCGCGGCCGATTCGCTCGCGCAGGGCGACTCGCCGCTGACCGAGCGTGAGACGGACGTGCTCGAGGTCGCGCGCGCGGGCGGATCGGTCGGCGACATCGCGCGCATCCTGCACCTGTCGGAGGGGACGGTGCGCAACCACCTCTCCAGCGCCATCGGCAAGACGGGCGGGCGCAATCGCGCCGACGCCGCCCGCATCGCCGAGCAGAACGGGTGGCTGTAA